A genomic segment from Mustela lutreola isolate mMusLut2 chromosome 15, mMusLut2.pri, whole genome shotgun sequence encodes:
- the GEMIN4 gene encoding gem-associated protein 4: MDLGPINICEEMTILHGGFLLAEQLFHPKALTEMTKSDWERVGQPIVEALREISSATACSQPFAWKKKALIIIWAKVLQPYPVTPSDTDTRWQEDVFFSVGNMIPTINHTVLFELLKSLEASGLFIQLLMALPTAICRAELEHFLEHMSVDTSSKDVAFFLSVWWEMMKHKGNQQDPLLSQFRTMAHKYLSSSDEFSHPPKRFKSDPDVCPTMPLLAMLLTGLKQIQSRILCPGMKCCALANLADMLTVFALMEDDPQEVSATVYLDKLATVISVWNSDTQNPYHQQALAEKVKEAERDISLTSLAKLPSETIFIGFEFMCSLLREWGEELQAMLNGSQGTNYDSFRLCDSLTSFSQNLKLYLDSTSLSKEERQVVSELAECVADFLRKTAKVLKNKGFEKDITASIAMAIIEQKMDRHMEMCYIFASEKKWAFSDEWLACLLNNRALFREPDLVLKLLETVIEVTAADRAIPESQIKQVISLILECYADLSLPDKNKVLSGTLLSWGRKGLSEKLLAYLDGFQEDVNTTFNQLTQSTSEQGLAKAVASVARLVILHPEVTVKKMCSMAVVSLGTHKFLAQILTAFPALRFLEEQGPNPSTSFVVSCLKETVWTKFSTPKEEKQFLELLGCLMNPLKPQGIPVAALLEPDEVLKEFVLPFLLLDIKEVDLSLKIFIQTLEANACLEEYWLHTCSPFPLLFSLCQLLDGFSKYWQLPREKRCLSLDGKDLVVHILEVLCEIILANTETFSPDTWIKSLSWLHRKLEQLDWTVRLRMKNLFEGHFKCEVPATLFEICKLSEDEWTSQAHPGYGPGTGLLAWMECCSISSSISEQMLSLLVVDVGNPEEVRLFSKGFLVVMVQVLPWCSPQEWQHLYQLTRRLLEKQLLHVPYSLEYIQFVPLLNLKPFAQELQFSVLFLRAFQFLCSQSCRNWLPMEGWSHVVKLLCNSLTHLLDSVRMIQSVGPWAQEQDLTQETLFFYTQVFCHVLHIMAMLHQEVCEPLYVLALEILTCYETLSKANPSGSSLLQKVNEQRFLKSIAENISPEERRQTLLQKISNF; encoded by the exons ATGGACCTAG GACCCATAAATATCTGTGAGGAAATGACTATTCTGCATGGGGGCTTTTTGCTTGCCGAGCAGCTGTTCCACCCCAAAGCACTGACAGAAATGACAAAGTCTGACTGGGAACGCGTTGGGCAGCCCATTGTGGAGGCCCTAAGGGAGATCTCCTCTGCCACAGCTTGCTCCCAGCCCTTTGCCTGGAAGAAGAAAGCTCTGATCATCATCTGGGCCAAGGTTCTTCAGCCCTACCCCGTCACCCCTTCAGACACTGACACTCGGTGGCAGGAAGATGTGTTCTTCTCAGTAGGCAACATGATCCCTACCATCAATCACACTGTCCTTTTTGAGCTGCTCAAGTCTCTGGAAGCTTCTGGACTCTTTATCCAGCTCCTTATGGCCCTGCCCACCGCTATCTGCCGTGCAGAACTCGAGCACTTTTTGGAGCACATGTCCGTTgacacatcttcaaaggatgTGGCCTTTTTCCTCAGCGTCTGGTGGGAAATGATGAAGCACAAAGGCAATCAGCAGGACCCCCTGCTCTCCCAGTTTAGAACAATGGCCCATAAGTATTTGTCATCCTCAGATGAGTTCTCCCACCCTCCAAAGAGGTTTAAGTCGGACCCAGATGTGTGTCCCACCATGCCCCTGTTGGCCATGCTGCTCACCGGGCTGAAGCAAATCCAGAGTCGAATCCTCTGCCCAGGGATGAAGTGCTGTGCGTTAGCCAACTTGGCAGACATGCTGACCGTGTTTGCACTGATGGAGGATGACCCCCAGGAAGTGTCTGCAACCGTGTATCTGGACAAACTGGCCACGGTGATCTCCGTGTGGAATTCGGACACCCAGAACCCGTATCACCAGCAGGCACTGGCAGAGAAGGTAAAGGAGGCAGAACGGGACATCAGCCTGACCTCTCTGGCCAAGCTTCCAAGCGAGACAATCTTCATTGGGTTTGAGTTCATGTGCAGCCTGCTgcgggagtggggggaggagctgCAGGCCATGCTCAATGGCAGCCAGGGGACAAATTATGACAGCTTCCGGCTGTGTGACAGCCTGACTTCCTTCAGCCAGAACTTGAAGCTCTACCTGGATTCTACCAGCTTGTCcaaggaggagaggcaggtggtCTCGGAGCTGGCAGAGTGCGTTGCAGACTTCCTGAGGAAAACAGCCAAGGTGCTGAAGAACAAGGGCTTTGAGAAGGACATCACTGCCTCCATTGCCATGGCCATTATCGAGCAGAAGATGGACCGGCATATGGAAATGTGCTACATTTTTGCTTCTGAGAAGAAGTGGGCCTTTTCAGACGAGTGGCTAGCCTGCCTGCTTAATAACCGGGCCCTCTTCCGAGAGCCAGACCTGGTGTTAAAGCTGCTGGAAACGGTGATAGAAGTGACTGCGGCAGACAGAGCCATCCCTGAATCTCAGATCAAACAAGTGATCAGCTTGATTCTGGAATGCTATGCAGACCTCTCGCTGCCAGATAAAAATAAAGTCCTCTCAGGCACCCTGCTCTCCTGGGGCCGGAAGGGTCTCTCTGAAAAGCTGTTGGCTTACTTGGATGGGTTTCAGGAGGACGTCAATACAACTTTCAACCAGCTCACACAGAGCACCTCTGAACAGGGCTTAGCTAAAGCCGTGGCCTCTGTGGCCCGCCTGGTCATTCTGCACCCGGAGGTCACCGTGAAGAAAATGTGCAGCATGGCCGTGGTCAGTCTCGGCACCCATAAGTTCCTGGCCCAGATTCTCACTGCCTTCCCCGCTCTCCGGTTTCTGGAAGAGCAGGGTCCAAATCCATCCACCAGCTTTGTGGTGTCCTGCCTCAAAGAAACCGTCTGGACAAAGTTCTCCACacccaaggaagaaaagcaattttTAGAGCTCCTGGGCTGCCTGATGAATCCTTTGAAGCCCCAGGGAATCCCGGTTGCCGCTCTTCTTGAGCCAGATGAGGTGCTGAAGGAGTTCGTCCTGCCTTTCTTGCTGCTCGACATCAAAGAGGTGGACCTCAGTTTGAAGATTTTCATCCAGACTCTTGAAGCAAATGCGTGTTTGGAGGAATACTGGCTCCACACCTGCTCTCCGTTCCCCCTCCTCTTCAGCTTGTGCCAGCTCTTAGATGGCTTCAGCAAATACTGGCAGCTCCCCAGGGAGAAACGGTGCCTCTCTTTGGATGGGAAGGACCTGGTGGTCCATATCCTGGAGGTCCTCTGTGAAATTATATTGGCCAATACTGAGACCTTCTCCCCAGACACCTGGATCAAGTCCCTGTCTTGGCTCCACCGGAAGCTGGAGCAGCTTGACTGGACTGTGCGCCTGAGAATGAAGAACCTCTTTGAGGGCCACTTCAAGTGTGAGGTGCCCGCCACGCTCTTTGAGATCTGTAAGCTTTCTGAGGATGAGTGGACCTCCCAAGCCCACCCTGGTTATGGCCCGGGCACAGGGCTGCTAGCCTGGATGGAGTGCTGCTCCATCTCCAGCAGCATCTCCGAGCAGATGCTGTCCCTCCTGGTGGTGGATGTTGGCAACCCCGAGGAGGTCAGATTGTTCAGCAAGGGCTTCCTGGTGGTCATGGTACAAGTCCTGCCTTGGTGCAGTCCCCAAGAGTGGCAGCACCTGTACCAGCTGACCAGGAGACTGCTGGAGAAGCAACTCCTGCACGTCCCATACAGTCTGGAGTACATTCAGTTCGTTCCTCTGCTCAACCTAAAGCCCTTTGCCCAGGAGCTCCAGTTCTCCGTGCTCTTCCTGAGAGCCTTCCAGTTTCTCTGCAGCCAGAGCTGTCGTAACTGGCTTCCAATGGAAGGCTGGAGCCACGTAGTCAAGCTTCTCTGTAACAGTCTGACCCACCTCCTGGACTCTGTTCGGATGATTCAGTCGGTTGGCCCTTGGGCTCAAGAACAGGACCTGACCCAGGAGACCCTGTTCTTTTATACCCAGGTATTCTGTCACGTTCTGCATATCATGGCCATGCTCCACCAAGAGGTGTGCGAACCGCTCTATGTTCTGGCCTTGGAGATCCTCACCTGCTACGAAACACTGAGCAAGGCCAACCCTTCTGGTAGTTCCTTGCTCCAGAAGGTAAATGAGCAGCGCTTCTTGAAGTCCATCGCTGAGAACATTAGCCCTGAGGAGCGGCGCCAGACCCTGCTGCAGAAGATCAGCAACTTCTGA
- the TLCD3A gene encoding TLC domain-containing protein 3A isoform X2 has translation MLLTLASGSLFFPGLFALCTWGLRRARPAWSDSDCVMISTRHWLAREYVWFLIPYMVYDSYAMYLCEWYRTRDQNRGHSLATFRNFLCKNRLMITHHAVILFVLVPVAQRLRGDLGDFFVGCIFMAELSTPFVSLGRVLIQLKQQHTLLYKVNGILTLTTFLSCRILLFPFMYWSYGQQQGLSLLQVPSRIPFYCNVANGFLIAPQIYWFSLLCKKATRLFDSLPAKKDG, from the exons ATGCTGCTGACGCTGGCCTCGGGCTCGCTCTTCTTCCCGGGGCTCTTCGCACTCTGCACCTGGGGGCTGCGGCGCGCGCGGCCCGCCTGGAGCGACTCCGACTGCGTGATGATCAGCACCAG GCACTGGCTTGCCCGAGAGTATGTCTGGTTCTTGATTCCATACATGGTCTATGACTCCTACGCTATGTACCTCTGTGAGTGGTACCGAACCAGAGACCAGAACCGCGGACACTCCCTCGCCACCTTCCGAAACTTCCTGTGCAAAAACCGCCTCATGATCACACACCACGCAGTCATTCTGTTTGTCCTTGTGCCAGTTGCCCAG AGGCTCAGGGGAGACCTGGGGGACTTCTTTGTCGGCTGCATCTTCATGGCAGAACTGAGCACTCCGTTTGTGTCGCTGGGCCGAGTCCTGATTCAG CTGAAGCAGCAACACACCCTTCTGTACAAAGTGAACGGAATCCTCACGCTGACCACCTTCCTTTCCTGTCGGATCCTCCTTTTCCCTTTCATGTACTGGTCCTATGGCCAACAGCAGGGACTAAGCCTACTCCAGGTGCCATCCCGTATTCCCTTCTACTGCAATGTGGCCAATGGCTTCCTCATCGCTCCCCAGATCTACTGGTTCTCTCTGCTGTGCAAGAAGGCAACCCGGCTCTTTGACAGCCTCCCAGCCAAAAAGGATGGCTAA
- the TLCD3A gene encoding TLC domain-containing protein 3A isoform X4: MLLTLASGSLFFPGLFALCTWGLRRARPAWSDSDCVMISTRLVSSVQAVLATGSGIVIIRSCSDVITDRGSGETWGTSLSAASSWQN; this comes from the exons ATGCTGCTGACGCTGGCCTCGGGCTCGCTCTTCTTCCCGGGGCTCTTCGCACTCTGCACCTGGGGGCTGCGGCGCGCGCGGCCCGCCTGGAGCGACTCCGACTGCGTGATGATCAGCACCAG GCTGGTTTCTTCAGTGCAGGCTGTGTTGGCCACCGGGTCAGGGATCGTCATCATCCGTTCCTGTAGCGACGTGATCACGGACAG AGGCTCAGGGGAGACCTGGGGGACTTCTTTGTCGGCTGCATCTTCATGGCAGAACTGA
- the TLCD3A gene encoding TLC domain-containing protein 3A isoform X1: MLLTLASGSLFFPGLFALCTWGLRRARPAWSDSDCVMISTRLVSSVQAVLATGSGIVIIRSCSDVITDRHWLAREYVWFLIPYMVYDSYAMYLCEWYRTRDQNRGHSLATFRNFLCKNRLMITHHAVILFVLVPVAQRLRGDLGDFFVGCIFMAELSTPFVSLGRVLIQLKQQHTLLYKVNGILTLTTFLSCRILLFPFMYWSYGQQQGLSLLQVPSRIPFYCNVANGFLIAPQIYWFSLLCKKATRLFDSLPAKKDG, encoded by the exons ATGCTGCTGACGCTGGCCTCGGGCTCGCTCTTCTTCCCGGGGCTCTTCGCACTCTGCACCTGGGGGCTGCGGCGCGCGCGGCCCGCCTGGAGCGACTCCGACTGCGTGATGATCAGCACCAG GCTGGTTTCTTCAGTGCAGGCTGTGTTGGCCACCGGGTCAGGGATCGTCATCATCCGTTCCTGTAGCGACGTGATCACGGACAG GCACTGGCTTGCCCGAGAGTATGTCTGGTTCTTGATTCCATACATGGTCTATGACTCCTACGCTATGTACCTCTGTGAGTGGTACCGAACCAGAGACCAGAACCGCGGACACTCCCTCGCCACCTTCCGAAACTTCCTGTGCAAAAACCGCCTCATGATCACACACCACGCAGTCATTCTGTTTGTCCTTGTGCCAGTTGCCCAG AGGCTCAGGGGAGACCTGGGGGACTTCTTTGTCGGCTGCATCTTCATGGCAGAACTGAGCACTCCGTTTGTGTCGCTGGGCCGAGTCCTGATTCAG CTGAAGCAGCAACACACCCTTCTGTACAAAGTGAACGGAATCCTCACGCTGACCACCTTCCTTTCCTGTCGGATCCTCCTTTTCCCTTTCATGTACTGGTCCTATGGCCAACAGCAGGGACTAAGCCTACTCCAGGTGCCATCCCGTATTCCCTTCTACTGCAATGTGGCCAATGGCTTCCTCATCGCTCCCCAGATCTACTGGTTCTCTCTGCTGTGCAAGAAGGCAACCCGGCTCTTTGACAGCCTCCCAGCCAAAAAGGATGGCTAA
- the TLCD3A gene encoding TLC domain-containing protein 3A isoform X3: MLLTLASGSLFFPGLFALCTWGLRRARPAWSDSDCVMISTRLVSSVQAVLATGSGIVIIRSCSDVITDRFAGHKMETDTSLCPLPLHALACPRVCLVLDSIHGL; this comes from the exons ATGCTGCTGACGCTGGCCTCGGGCTCGCTCTTCTTCCCGGGGCTCTTCGCACTCTGCACCTGGGGGCTGCGGCGCGCGCGGCCCGCCTGGAGCGACTCCGACTGCGTGATGATCAGCACCAG GCTGGTTTCTTCAGTGCAGGCTGTGTTGGCCACCGGGTCAGGGATCGTCATCATCCGTTCCTGTAGCGACGTGATCACGGACAG ATTTGCTGGTCACAAAATGGAGACAGACACATCTCTGTGCCCTCTGCCTTTGCAT GCACTGGCTTGCCCGAGAGTATGTCTGGTTCTTGATTCCATACATGGTCTATGA